The following are encoded together in the Pseudomonadota bacterium genome:
- a CDS encoding rhodanese-like domain-containing protein, producing MVAVKQIDVETLHEWRRQGQPHVLLDIREDAELAQAHISKAVHIPFEQLIKKLDLLDLELPIVVLCHHGIRSVSACIFLSELGAKDVLNLSGGIDAWARRIDTTVGLY from the coding sequence ATGGTTGCAGTCAAACAGATCGATGTTGAAACCCTACACGAATGGCGCCGGCAGGGACAACCGCACGTACTTTTGGATATTCGTGAAGATGCAGAACTTGCGCAAGCTCATATTTCTAAAGCGGTTCATATCCCTTTTGAGCAATTGATCAAAAAGTTGGATTTACTAGACCTTGAGTTGCCGATTGTCGTATTGTGTCACCATGGCATACGAAGTGTTTCTGCTTGCATATTTTTATCTGAACTTGGGGCAAAAGACGTGTTAAACTTGTCCGGTGGGATTGATGCATGGGCTCGCAGAATTGATACCACAGTTGGTCTATATTAA